GGCGGCACCATCTCGCCGATCCCGCGGAAGAAGCGTTCCTGGATTTCCGTGCTGGTGAAAACCTTGCTCAAGCGCAGCATCACAGCCGCCAGCGCGATGGCCACGCACACACCCCACAGGATCGACAGGCTGCCATTCCCGGCCAGCATGTTGCCTTTCCCCGTCCAGGCCATGAACCCGATGGACCCGGCGACCATCACCAGCAAAGGCAGCCACATGTGAATGGCCCGGTTCGCCGGCGTGTGGTCCACGGTCTCCAGCTCCGCCGCGCCCGGCCGTGCCTCCAGATCTGCTGTGCGCATGGGGCCGAAGGTCCGGTTGAAGAGCACGGTCGCAAAGACGCCCAGGACCGTCAGAATGGCATACACGTTCCACATCACCGTGCCCGCCACGACGCTAAGGCTTTGCTCTCCATAATAGGGCTGCACCAACGTCAGCACATAGGCGCCCCAGCCGTTCAGCAGGATCAGGGCGGAGACCGGGGCCGAAGTGGAGTCGATCACATAGGCCAGCCGCTCGCGGGACAGCCCGTGCGTATCGAACAGGCGCCGCCCCAGCACGCCGGAGCTGAGCAGGCTGACATTGGTTTCGACAAAGACCAGCGTGCCGGCGATGGCGGGCGCGAGGCCTGCGCGGCGCGGCGTGGAGGTCAGGCCCTTGCGGTCCAGCAGGCCGACCGTGGCGTCGACGCCGCCGGATTCCCGCATGAAGACGATGAGCGCGCCGATCAGCAGGCAGAAAACCAGCACCCGCGCATTGCCCGCATCGGTCAGCACCTGCACCGACCGCTCGGCCGACATCAGCGAGCCGATCACAGGATTGCCGCCCGCGATCAGGGTTTCGGAGGCCACTAGGCCAAGGCCCAGCGCGACATAGACATTCCGGGTCAGCGTCGCGACAAAGATCGCGAGCACTGGCGGCAACAGGGTCAGGATTTCCAGGGCGCGCCCCTTTCCGATTCAGCCTTCCACAAGGCACCCTCACCCAGACCTGTGACTGCTGGCAAGAGGCCCGGGTGGAAGAAGCCCGCACACGCTTCGCTCGCATCCTTAACGGGC
This is a stretch of genomic DNA from Hyphomonas adhaerens MHS-3. It encodes these proteins:
- a CDS encoding Na+/H+ antiporter NhaC family protein produces the protein MLAIFVATLTRNVYVALGLGLVASETLIAGGNPVIGSLMSAERSVQVLTDAGNARVLVFCLLIGALIVFMRESGGVDATVGLLDRKGLTSTPRRAGLAPAIAGTLVFVETNVSLLSSGVLGRRLFDTHGLSRERLAYVIDSTSAPVSALILLNGWGAYVLTLVQPYYGEQSLSVVAGTVMWNVYAILTVLGVFATVLFNRTFGPMRTADLEARPGAAELETVDHTPANRAIHMWLPLLVMVAGSIGFMAWTGKGNMLAGNGSLSILWGVCVAIALAAVMLRLSKVFTSTEIQERFFRGIGEMVPPVTVLLLAIAFGASLKALGTGTYMAGIVSDYLPAAMVPMAVFLVAGVTAFMTGTSWGTFGIMVPIAMPVAQAVGFPPELMLAAVIGGGVFGDHCSPISDTTVIASLAAGCDHVRHVATQLPYAVAAGSVASVIYLFAGLALS